In Gemmatimonadota bacterium, one genomic interval encodes:
- a CDS encoding M55 family metallopeptidase, whose product MRILILCDLEGTAGVVDFKTQTYDGGRDNEQAKYLATLEINALIDGAMEGGATDPIVLDGHGSGGINIEHIHREARVIFGRPRGSAWEMGLTFEAQFLYGHHAMENTPDGVLCHSWSSRSIANCWLNDELIGEIGFNIAHAGEVGVPTVFISGDRAAVDEARRYVPDIEGVVVKEGLSRTAALSLSPTKARDLLREGARKAMGRIGEIAPYTIPSPYIFATEYQSADSAEARAAREDVERVDTHTVKITGDTIAEISAKRR is encoded by the coding sequence ATGAGAATTCTTATCTTGTGCGATTTGGAAGGCACTGCTGGCGTCGTAGATTTCAAAACTCAGACTTACGACGGAGGGCGCGACAACGAACAGGCAAAATATCTCGCCACTCTGGAGATCAACGCCCTCATAGACGGTGCTATGGAAGGAGGCGCCACAGATCCTATCGTGCTGGACGGACACGGCAGTGGTGGAATCAATATCGAACATATCCACCGCGAAGCCCGGGTGATATTCGGTCGCCCCAGAGGCTCTGCGTGGGAGATGGGATTGACATTTGAGGCGCAGTTTTTGTATGGCCATCACGCGATGGAGAACACGCCTGATGGTGTGCTGTGTCACAGCTGGAGCTCCCGAAGCATTGCCAACTGCTGGTTGAACGATGAACTGATCGGTGAAATTGGTTTCAACATAGCCCATGCCGGTGAGGTTGGCGTGCCCACGGTTTTCATCAGCGGGGATCGGGCTGCTGTAGATGAGGCTCGACGATACGTTCCCGACATCGAAGGCGTTGTCGTGAAAGAGGGGCTCAGCCGCACGGCTGCCCTCTCCCTCTCCCCCACCAAAGCCCGGGATCTGCTCCGAGAGGGCGCTCGCAAAGCCATGGGACGAATCGGGGAAATCGCACCTTATACAATCCCATCCCCATATATATTCGCGACCGAATATCAGTCTGCTGATAGTGCCGAGGCCAGAGCTGCCCGTGAGGACGTCGAGCGAGTAGATACCCACACAGTCAAAATAACCGGTGATACCATCGCTGAAATTAGTGCAAAAAGAAGATAG
- a CDS encoding sialidase family protein gives MMAKPSFRKPAPEGVVEQIGIGTGTGNGMVVLDDGSLVMVVGSRFHISTDGGQTWGESRPLNCEAMGSSSNLSCIKLQSGKLALAHRGKEEAGLGTEMFNWNPFYLSVSEDEGQTWVGAWPMKLLGGPYHDVMIQLSSGRLLMPSRICHSNRRHPGLEYERVSSYGIWKGLRLQVSGHYHYPEVDIAAVSYSDDEGQTWQQCQGQLMGWFDAEGIPNGRGGITAVDEPSVAECADGRVMLLARSTVGRLVQSTSEDGGETWTPILPSDLASSYSPPRLRQIPSTGDLLCVWNQVSRDEIKRGYRRGRLSVAISRDSGASWERFKTIEVSEGMEDVERVVPQEPITPVIGLPDVGMLPEGFATFDYPNVWFAGDKVYLTYHRSWVEADEDAGEAVTLGERKGKAGKPREMVLRIYPLAEFYR, from the coding sequence ATGATGGCTAAACCGAGTTTTCGCAAGCCAGCACCGGAAGGGGTGGTGGAGCAGATCGGCATCGGTACTGGTACGGGCAATGGGATGGTGGTCTTAGACGACGGCTCCCTGGTGATGGTTGTGGGGAGTCGTTTTCATATCTCGACCGACGGCGGACAGACCTGGGGCGAGTCGCGGCCGTTGAACTGCGAGGCAATGGGAAGTTCGTCCAACCTGTCGTGTATAAAGCTGCAGTCGGGCAAGCTGGCACTGGCGCACCGGGGCAAGGAGGAGGCGGGACTGGGGACGGAGATGTTCAACTGGAATCCCTTTTATCTGTCGGTGTCTGAAGACGAGGGCCAGACCTGGGTGGGCGCGTGGCCGATGAAGCTACTGGGTGGACCATACCACGATGTGATGATTCAACTGTCGAGCGGGCGGTTGCTGATGCCCAGCCGGATCTGTCACAGCAACAGACGGCACCCTGGTTTGGAATACGAGCGGGTGAGTAGTTATGGGATCTGGAAGGGGCTGCGGTTGCAGGTGAGCGGACATTATCACTATCCGGAGGTGGATATTGCCGCGGTGAGTTATTCGGACGACGAGGGACAGACGTGGCAGCAGTGTCAGGGGCAGTTGATGGGCTGGTTTGACGCGGAGGGCATTCCCAACGGGCGCGGAGGAATCACGGCGGTGGATGAACCGAGTGTGGCGGAATGCGCGGATGGGCGGGTGATGCTGCTGGCGCGATCTACGGTGGGGCGGCTGGTGCAGAGCACCAGCGAAGACGGTGGAGAGACCTGGACGCCGATTTTGCCGAGCGATCTGGCGAGTTCGTACTCGCCGCCGAGGCTGCGGCAAATTCCGAGCACGGGCGACTTGCTGTGTGTGTGGAACCAGGTGTCGCGGGATGAGATCAAACGGGGTTACCGGCGGGGGAGGCTGTCGGTGGCGATTTCCAGGGATAGTGGCGCGAGCTGGGAGCGGTTCAAGACAATCGAGGTGAGCGAGGGGATGGAGGACGTGGAGCGGGTGGTGCCGCAAGAGCCGATTACGCCAGTGATCGGGTTGCCCGATGTGGGTATGCTGCCAGAGGGGTTCGCCACCTTCGACTATCCCAATGTGTGGTTTGCGGGCGATAAGGTGTACCTGACCTACCACCGGAGCTGGGTCGAAGCGGACGAGGACGCCGGGGAAGCGGTGACACTGGGGGAACGGAAAGGGAAGGCGGGGAAGCCACGCGAGATGGTTCTGCGCATTTATCCGCTGGCGGAGTTTTATCGCTGA
- a CDS encoding acetylxylan esterase: MRIITWTVIFTAMLRTLSVQADYRTEESRIRALAELTDTPVVRNEKEQIVSIGAGELKTIYFDALMYEGKPTRVYAWLGIPEEASSSHKVPGIVLIHGGGGTAFKEWVEKWNARGYAAISIAVEGQTDEREPGKPGDTRRNRWKKHPWSGPARTGIYGDADKPIEEQWMYHAVADAILANSLLRSLSQVDSTSVGLMGISWGGIIASTVIGIDDRFAFAIPTYGCGNLSQAANQYGRALGNNDLYKEVWDPVLRLKKVKTPTLWLSWPGDQHFPLDKQASCYRTVSGPYMVCLIPGMKHGHQPGMKPPDSYTFADSVVKEGKPWARQISSRTESGQFTVIFESSRPLDAAFLISTTDTGITGKRKWIESPAKLRKRAEQWVVTATRPEGTIACFINVKSGDLTLTSDYTEIE, encoded by the coding sequence ATGAGAATAATTACATGGACGGTTATTTTCACAGCAATGCTGAGGACTTTGAGCGTGCAAGCTGATTACCGCACTGAGGAATCGAGAATACGCGCACTGGCTGAGCTGACAGATACACCGGTTGTTCGCAATGAAAAGGAACAAATCGTCAGTATTGGTGCTGGTGAGTTGAAGACGATCTACTTTGATGCACTTATGTACGAGGGAAAACCAACCCGCGTCTATGCATGGCTCGGTATCCCTGAGGAGGCATCGTCGAGCCACAAGGTCCCGGGAATCGTGTTAATCCATGGCGGTGGCGGAACCGCCTTTAAGGAGTGGGTTGAAAAGTGGAATGCCCGCGGATACGCGGCAATCAGTATCGCAGTGGAAGGGCAGACAGATGAACGGGAGCCAGGGAAACCCGGCGACACCAGGCGCAACAGGTGGAAAAAACATCCCTGGTCAGGACCGGCTCGCACAGGTATTTACGGTGACGCCGACAAACCGATTGAAGAACAGTGGATGTATCACGCCGTTGCCGATGCAATCCTGGCGAACTCGCTACTTCGTTCCCTGTCGCAGGTAGATAGTACGAGCGTCGGCCTGATGGGTATCTCCTGGGGAGGCATTATTGCAAGCACGGTTATCGGTATCGACGACCGCTTTGCTTTTGCCATTCCGACGTACGGATGCGGGAACCTATCCCAGGCGGCCAATCAATACGGCAGGGCACTTGGAAATAATGACCTTTACAAGGAGGTCTGGGACCCCGTTTTACGCTTAAAAAAAGTGAAAACCCCGACCCTGTGGCTCTCCTGGCCGGGAGACCAGCACTTTCCATTGGACAAGCAGGCCTCATGCTATCGCACTGTATCCGGGCCATACATGGTATGTCTGATCCCCGGCATGAAACACGGGCACCAGCCCGGTATGAAACCTCCGGATAGCTATACCTTCGCAGACAGCGTTGTCAAAGAGGGCAAACCCTGGGCCAGGCAAATTTCGTCCAGGACTGAAAGCGGACAGTTCACAGTGATTTTTGAATCATCAAGGCCCTTGGATGCGGCCTTTCTGATATCAACGACTGATACCGGAATAACCGGCAAAAGGAAGTGGATCGAATCACCTGCAAAGCTGAGGAAGAGGGCCGAGCAATGGGTGGTAACCGCCACGCGGCCCGAAGGAACAATCGCCTGCTTTATTAATGTGAAGTCAGGTGATTTAACCCTCACCTCCGACTATACAGAAATAGAATAA
- a CDS encoding prolyl oligopeptidase family serine peptidase, whose amino-acid sequence MTLVRSVLLVLLFTVPVLAQDANESREQRRERNFARRDTNKDGRISREEFSGNAANFDRRDSNKDGFISREEFGLNPTPPEREYTEEEQRMMAGDNENSPLAEGVKPVPIPLSISPVHELRTPSGDGATAEASYRVPPGDGPFPAIVFMHGGLGYQNQERRQQNLTGGPIQTRFLALGYVTVQATRRDYSDNPQAEGPILDFLAIVEAVRKFDQVDSESIVVMGGSGGGSMTLELISRTSVSAAVAGEPASIIFAGMLTKPAADQAVRYEPINDPAKFWTPDIIAKVQDKVSRFQTPLLVLHGDVHPLKHVNMDYIIPAIRDGGKTIEVKIYPGKDHGFYWGRRVDEAFVVAMIEDIHSFAVPLLKTKPVSMDQKFYSKN is encoded by the coding sequence ATGACCCTCGTACGGAGTGTTTTGTTAGTACTTCTTTTTACTGTGCCTGTCCTGGCTCAGGATGCCAATGAAAGCAGGGAACAACGACGTGAGAGGAACTTTGCTCGGCGTGATACAAATAAGGATGGTCGAATTTCCAGGGAAGAGTTTAGTGGTAATGCGGCGAATTTCGATAGACGGGATTCGAACAAAGACGGCTTTATTTCTCGAGAGGAGTTTGGCTTGAACCCAACACCTCCTGAAAGGGAATATACCGAAGAAGAACAGCGAATGATGGCTGGTGATAATGAAAATTCTCCATTGGCTGAGGGCGTAAAACCGGTGCCAATACCATTATCTATTTCACCCGTTCACGAACTACGCACACCTTCTGGCGATGGAGCAACTGCAGAAGCATCTTATCGCGTACCACCAGGCGATGGGCCGTTTCCTGCAATTGTCTTTATGCACGGTGGTCTCGGATACCAGAACCAGGAAAGACGACAGCAAAATCTGACAGGAGGGCCCATTCAAACCCGATTTTTAGCACTGGGCTATGTTACTGTTCAGGCTACTCGTCGGGATTATAGCGACAATCCACAGGCCGAAGGACCCATTCTGGATTTTCTGGCCATTGTAGAAGCTGTGCGAAAGTTCGATCAGGTGGATTCCGAAAGTATTGTCGTAATGGGGGGCAGTGGCGGTGGCAGTATGACGCTGGAACTGATCAGTCGAACCTCTGTAAGCGCGGCAGTTGCTGGAGAACCTGCTTCGATTATTTTTGCTGGGATGTTGACAAAACCCGCAGCTGACCAGGCGGTTCGATATGAGCCAATCAACGACCCTGCAAAGTTTTGGACACCAGATATTATTGCCAAAGTTCAAGACAAAGTAAGCCGTTTTCAAACTCCCCTACTCGTCCTTCACGGAGATGTCCATCCTTTAAAACACGTCAATATGGATTATATTATTCCTGCGATTAGGGATGGTGGAAAGACGATCGAGGTGAAAATTTATCCGGGTAAAGACCACGGATTCTACTGGGGCAGACGAGTGGATGAAGCATTTGTTGTAGCTATGATAGAGGATATTCACAGCTTTGCCGTCCCCCTCTTAAAAACAAAGCCCGTTTCAATGGATCAAAAGTTCTATTCAAAAAATTGA